One segment of Anastrepha obliqua isolate idAnaObli1 chromosome 3, idAnaObli1_1.0, whole genome shotgun sequence DNA contains the following:
- the LOC129241098 gene encoding uncharacterized protein LOC129241098 isoform X2, with the protein MRKLIILGSLIVCCVAAPTSQQSSHEHKGDSVLLQRPSPINPDVPSDPKPDEKIIKITDPKEIIKHKREAQDDPYDHISRFAPTVHPASQVGKDESPESDQKHSKETDSIHRRQKRGKEQAPARDLPKSRQRRQVDPHLIGASTAGVAPFIYDEDKKPHDAEAPPETTPEEPTTPSLEPNTHEIAPVKRDIPVPLVPKYHHPEESPKSEAIHVNKVDVKKNESPVGDSESSESSESDEDSKEKASQTPTQNSQQIHQELHSQFAQLPESHIPPPAEVHNDKLDIKPAADAQTAQQQHQSKDKTEEPVSPIEVPNHTPGLEQLASVKPTQIIAYESPANESDIAIKHPVPVAELFSRPKQ; encoded by the exons ATGCGGAAATTA ATTATATTAGGCAGTTTGATAGTATGCTGCGTAGCAGCTCCAACATCACAACAGTCCTCGCATGAACACAAAGGAGATAGTGTACTGTTACAGCGTCCGAGTCCCATCAATCCTGATGTACCAAGTGACCCTAAGCCTGATGAGAAAATCATTAAGATCACCGATCCAAAAGAGATTATAAAGCATAAACGAGAAGCTCAAGATGACCCATATGATCATATTTCTCGATTTGCACCAACTGTGCACCCCGCAAGTCAAGTAGGAAAAGACGAGTCACCGGAATCCGACCAAAAACATAGTAAAGAAACTGATTCTATTCATCGTCGTCAAAAGCGGGGAAAAGAGCAAG CACCAGCACGTGATTTGCCAAAATCACGGCAGCGTCGTCAAGTGGACCCACATCTTATTGGAGCTTCTACAGCTGGAGTGGCACCTTTCATTTATGACGAAGACAAGAAGCCGCACGATGCTGAAGCGCCGCCTGAAACTACGCCTGAAGAACCAACCACACCGTCATTGGAGCCAAATACCCATGAAATTGCACCAGTTAAACGTGATATACCAGTACCTTTAGTGCCAAAATACCACCACCCTGAAGAGTCGCCAAAAAGCGAGGCAATCCATGTTAATAAAGTTGACGTAAAGAAAAACGAAAGTCCGGTCGGTGACAGTGAGTCATCTGAAAGCAGCGAGAGCGATGAGGATTCTAAAGAAAAGGCGTCGCAAACACCCACTCAAAATTCACAGCAAATCCATCAGGAACTGCATTCACAATTTGCACAGCTTCCTGAATCTCACATACCTCCACCCGCAGAAGTACATAATGATAAGTTAGACATTAAACCGGCAGCGGATGCGCAGACGGCGCAGCAGCAGCATCAATCCAAAGATAAGACAGAAGAGCCAGTTTCGCCTATTGAAGTTCCCAATCACACACCTGGACTGGAGCAATTAGCTAGCGTTAAACCGACTCAGATCATTGCTTATGAAAGTCCGGCTAACGAGAGCGATATTGCCATTAAACACCCTGTACCTGTTGCTGAGTTATTCTCCAG GCCAAAACAGTAG
- the LOC129241098 gene encoding uncharacterized protein LOC129241098 isoform X1, producing the protein MRKLIILGSLIVCCVAAPTSQQSSHEHKGDSVLLQRPSPINPDVPSDPKPDEKIIKITDPKEIIKHKREAQDDPYDHISRFAPTVHPASQVGKDESPESDQKHSKETDSIHRRQKRGKEQGRDTIKLARKPVLSTNVQSPAPARDLPKSRQRRQVDPHLIGASTAGVAPFIYDEDKKPHDAEAPPETTPEEPTTPSLEPNTHEIAPVKRDIPVPLVPKYHHPEESPKSEAIHVNKVDVKKNESPVGDSESSESSESDEDSKEKASQTPTQNSQQIHQELHSQFAQLPESHIPPPAEVHNDKLDIKPAADAQTAQQQHQSKDKTEEPVSPIEVPNHTPGLEQLASVKPTQIIAYESPANESDIAIKHPVPVAELFSRPKQ; encoded by the exons ATGCGGAAATTA ATTATATTAGGCAGTTTGATAGTATGCTGCGTAGCAGCTCCAACATCACAACAGTCCTCGCATGAACACAAAGGAGATAGTGTACTGTTACAGCGTCCGAGTCCCATCAATCCTGATGTACCAAGTGACCCTAAGCCTGATGAGAAAATCATTAAGATCACCGATCCAAAAGAGATTATAAAGCATAAACGAGAAGCTCAAGATGACCCATATGATCATATTTCTCGATTTGCACCAACTGTGCACCCCGCAAGTCAAGTAGGAAAAGACGAGTCACCGGAATCCGACCAAAAACATAGTAAAGAAACTGATTCTATTCATCGTCGTCAAAAGCGGGGAAAAGAGCAAGGTAGAGATACAATAAAATTAGCTCGTAAACCAGTATTGAGTACTAACGTGCAGTCACCAGCACCAGCACGTGATTTGCCAAAATCACGGCAGCGTCGTCAAGTGGACCCACATCTTATTGGAGCTTCTACAGCTGGAGTGGCACCTTTCATTTATGACGAAGACAAGAAGCCGCACGATGCTGAAGCGCCGCCTGAAACTACGCCTGAAGAACCAACCACACCGTCATTGGAGCCAAATACCCATGAAATTGCACCAGTTAAACGTGATATACCAGTACCTTTAGTGCCAAAATACCACCACCCTGAAGAGTCGCCAAAAAGCGAGGCAATCCATGTTAATAAAGTTGACGTAAAGAAAAACGAAAGTCCGGTCGGTGACAGTGAGTCATCTGAAAGCAGCGAGAGCGATGAGGATTCTAAAGAAAAGGCGTCGCAAACACCCACTCAAAATTCACAGCAAATCCATCAGGAACTGCATTCACAATTTGCACAGCTTCCTGAATCTCACATACCTCCACCCGCAGAAGTACATAATGATAAGTTAGACATTAAACCGGCAGCGGATGCGCAGACGGCGCAGCAGCAGCATCAATCCAAAGATAAGACAGAAGAGCCAGTTTCGCCTATTGAAGTTCCCAATCACACACCTGGACTGGAGCAATTAGCTAGCGTTAAACCGACTCAGATCATTGCTTATGAAAGTCCGGCTAACGAGAGCGATATTGCCATTAAACACCCTGTACCTGTTGCTGAGTTATTCTCCAG GCCAAAACAGTAG